The Nonlabens spongiae genome contains a region encoding:
- a CDS encoding hemerythrin domain-containing protein yields the protein MNIFEALRADHEIQRELIKKLVDTSGDTDHRKNLFESLKKELAIHADAEERHFYIPLIESDLTQEKARHSIAEHHEMDELVEKLEETDMSSSAWLTYMKELAHKVEHHLDEEEQEVFQMAGKALTQKEKDNLADTYKKEMSESRSA from the coding sequence ATGAATATTTTTGAAGCCTTGCGCGCAGACCATGAGATCCAGAGAGAACTGATCAAGAAACTTGTGGACACTTCTGGAGATACGGATCACCGTAAAAACCTTTTTGAGTCGCTTAAAAAAGAACTCGCCATCCATGCCGATGCGGAGGAGCGCCACTTTTACATCCCACTGATCGAGTCTGATCTTACCCAAGAAAAAGCCCGCCACAGCATTGCTGAACATCATGAAATGGACGAGCTGGTAGAGAAACTAGAAGAAACTGACATGAGCAGCAGCGCGTGGCTCACTTACATGAAAGAACTGGCGCACAAGGTGGAACACCATCTCGACGAAGAAGAACAAGAGGTTTTTCAAATGGCTGGAAAAGCGCTCACTCAAAAAGAAAAAGACAATCTAGCAGATACGTACAAAAAGGAAATGTCTGAGAGTAGGAGCGCTTAA
- a CDS encoding type II toxin-antitoxin system RelE/ParE family toxin: protein MEQADRYFNLILDEIEYLAEYPEHGEDYSQIKKEYFRSRIKSHFIFYKINSKIEGIEVIRILHQRMDLESRIYD from the coding sequence TTGGAACAAGCCGATCGTTATTTTAATCTCATATTGGATGAAATTGAATACCTAGCAGAATATCCAGAACATGGTGAAGATTACAGCCAAATCAAGAAAGAATACTTCCGTTCAAGGATAAAATCTCATTTCATATTTTATAAAATCAATTCTAAAATAGAAGGAATTGAGGTGATTAGAATCCTGCATCAAAGAATGGATTTAGAATCACGTATTTATGATTAA
- a CDS encoding mechanosensitive ion channel family protein, whose amino-acid sequence MSKLEHIIYDYLLDQGFNETTAAYLNIAVLLIALIILAIVIDFVSRRVIIQIFNQLAKASKTNFDDLLVANKVPRNLAHIIPLLFLYEFAPAVFIDFPYGRNMVENTLQVLGIILILNIVRSLLHTLNDYFKTLPNFKDKPIDSYIQVIMIFAWILGLLSAFAIITGIEFVEFITTIGAASAIILLIFKDSILGFVASIQVSINDIVRIGDWVTFEKYGADGDVIEINLSTVKVQNFDKTITTIPTYALISDSFKNWRGMTDSDGRRIKRSLNVKMDSVKYLRKEELKNFKKIELLQSYIDHRQGDIDKHNQSLNVDKTMLLNGRNLTNLGLFRKYVQSYIENHSGINKDMMIMVRQLAPTSQGLPIEIYAFSADKRWANYEYIMADIFDHVIAAVPYFDLEIFEFPSGKNSKPTLDFEDLASRGID is encoded by the coding sequence ATGTCCAAGCTCGAACACATCATATACGATTACTTACTTGACCAAGGCTTTAATGAAACGACGGCTGCTTATTTGAACATTGCCGTATTGCTCATAGCTTTAATCATTCTCGCGATTGTCATTGATTTTGTGAGCAGGCGGGTGATCATTCAGATTTTCAATCAGCTTGCCAAGGCTTCAAAAACCAACTTTGATGACTTACTGGTCGCTAACAAAGTGCCGCGTAATCTGGCGCATATCATACCGCTACTCTTTTTGTATGAGTTTGCCCCAGCCGTATTTATCGACTTCCCATATGGGAGAAACATGGTTGAGAATACTCTGCAGGTGTTGGGGATTATTTTAATACTCAACATAGTAAGGTCGCTCTTGCATACACTCAACGACTATTTTAAGACCCTTCCCAATTTCAAGGACAAACCCATAGATAGCTACATTCAGGTGATCATGATTTTTGCCTGGATCCTTGGATTGCTGTCGGCGTTTGCGATTATTACCGGGATTGAGTTTGTGGAATTTATCACTACGATTGGTGCAGCCTCGGCGATTATTCTATTGATCTTTAAAGATTCCATCCTCGGTTTTGTGGCGAGCATTCAAGTGTCGATCAACGACATCGTGCGCATCGGTGATTGGGTTACGTTTGAAAAATATGGCGCTGATGGTGATGTGATTGAAATCAATCTTTCCACTGTGAAAGTTCAGAACTTTGACAAGACCATCACCACCATTCCTACCTATGCACTGATCTCAGACAGTTTCAAAAACTGGCGCGGCATGACCGATTCAGATGGCAGACGCATCAAGCGGTCACTCAATGTAAAAATGGACAGCGTTAAATACCTGCGAAAAGAAGAATTGAAAAACTTCAAAAAAATCGAATTGCTTCAAAGCTATATCGACCACCGTCAGGGCGATATCGACAAGCATAATCAGAGTCTAAACGTGGATAAAACCATGTTGTTGAATGGTCGTAATTTGACCAACCTCGGTTTGTTTAGGAAATACGTTCAGAGCTATATCGAGAACCATTCTGGCATCAATAAAGATATGATGATCATGGTGCGCCAGCTCGCTCCTACTTCGCAAGGATTACCTATCGAGATCTACGCCTTCAGCGCAGACAAACGCTGGGCAAACTATGAATACATCATGGCTGATATCTTTGATCATGTGATTGCTGCAGTTCCTTATTTTGATCTGGAGATTTTTGAGTTTCCGAGTGGTAAGAATTCCAAGCCTACACTAGATTTTGAGGATTTAGCTTCAAGAGGAATAGATTAA
- a CDS encoding glycosyl hydrolase: MIKNLQLNGLKLTLIYVAVFVFALSENQTFAQVAVGNGSYTTNHPGADAAGRNGFPSGTPQLSGNAAGKPVPTNDWWSTLIKQNHADNLFNYPMTMKTTNQGLIVTYIPWGPIGDSSPIQVGLQGMNASQATVADYSDWTVTMNWNDGTHDLKATSGIGMPFIYFEKGSSDLLEIRITSGTTTINNEKVLVENARSGADFVIYAPVGSTWTQTGTTFSSTLNGEDYWSMAMLPQSTSNVSTMADEYEKYAYVFPTDTQVNWNYDPATSNVTSTFTVTTDIKEGTESNVLLGLLPHQWANLSSGSPTPDEEEYSTVRGTLKTLDGNRFTVQNSFKGILPTLPNLGHYSSSFSPAVLDQKITNIENDQLASWTDSYNEGQVMNRLIQTARIADQTGNIEARDKMIATIKERLEDWLTYENGEVAFLFYYNDIWSALIGYPAGHGQDTNLNDHHFHWGYFIHAAAFMEQFEPGWAAQYGDMINVLIRDAASSDRNDPQFPFLRNFSPYAGHSWANGFASFPHGNDQESTSESMQFASSLIHWGTVTENDAIRDLGVYIYTTEQTAIEEYWLDVHNRNFQPNQQYGLVSRVWGNSYDNGTFWTSDIAASYGIEMYPMHGGSFYLGHHQAYAQSLWTEITNNTGVLSNQPNPNLWYDTYWKYLSLTDPQAAVDLYNAYPDRDLKFGISDAQTYHWLHSVNAMGVIDPTISADHPIASAFNDNGTITYVAHNYSDTAINVTFSNGFVLVVPANTLATNRDVAIDGVLSAQDYDLHENDDLDLNVATTGQNISLVEFYLDDTLVGQSATAPYDLTLPSMPLGVFTLYAKVYQGSAFNITNVISVQVGDQLPYNGSPTVIPGTLQGAHYDIFEGGLGQNIAYFDASANNEGGFRPNEYVDAVSVNNEGDTVGWISAGEWMEYTVDVQTTGCYDLDMRYASGNNAGGGPFHFEIDGQQVSPNIAVNATGDWNTWSTHTSTINLTQGIHVLRFYAQNGEFNFGEMTFSFNSSGCAPPQSIGLPFDFETTPVSSDFVDFDGGTGSVIPLTSPQATGNNSSNAAMIVRDGGMPWAGSYLDLGGTLDFAASGELLALKLWTDAPAGTVIRMKLEQQSNPSNFAERDYTTLSSGTWENVYWDFGSLNNTVYDRLVFMFDFGNTGDGSNTSTFIFDDVEQTTTLSAGQIDTDSGLKIYPNPVSDVLNIYAGADEVSKVEVYNLIGQRVLEQQKNTNQINLASLNEGLYIIKITIGDEVVLRKVVKE; encoded by the coding sequence ATGATAAAAAATTTACAACTCAACGGACTCAAGTTAACTCTGATTTATGTCGCTGTTTTTGTTTTCGCTTTAAGCGAAAATCAAACCTTTGCTCAAGTAGCTGTAGGAAATGGAAGTTATACAACAAATCACCCAGGAGCTGATGCTGCCGGACGTAACGGCTTCCCTTCAGGCACACCACAATTGAGCGGTAATGCTGCTGGCAAACCTGTTCCTACAAATGACTGGTGGTCTACTCTGATCAAGCAAAATCATGCGGATAATCTTTTTAATTATCCCATGACCATGAAAACAACGAATCAAGGACTGATCGTCACTTATATACCGTGGGGTCCTATAGGAGATTCTTCACCTATTCAAGTGGGTCTGCAAGGTATGAATGCTTCTCAAGCTACGGTTGCTGACTATTCAGACTGGACGGTTACCATGAACTGGAACGATGGAACGCACGATCTAAAGGCAACCAGCGGTATAGGAATGCCATTTATCTATTTTGAAAAGGGGAGTAGCGACTTGCTGGAAATCAGAATCACTTCGGGTACAACCACTATTAATAATGAGAAGGTACTTGTTGAAAACGCTAGGAGTGGAGCCGATTTTGTCATTTACGCCCCAGTAGGAAGCACCTGGACGCAAACCGGTACTACATTTTCTTCCACGCTCAATGGTGAAGATTATTGGTCCATGGCGATGCTTCCACAAAGTACTTCAAATGTAAGTACGATGGCAGATGAATATGAGAAATATGCCTATGTTTTTCCTACGGATACACAAGTCAATTGGAATTATGACCCAGCGACTTCAAACGTGACATCCACGTTTACCGTGACCACAGATATAAAAGAAGGAACGGAGAGTAACGTACTCTTAGGACTCTTGCCTCACCAGTGGGCCAACCTGTCCAGCGGTTCTCCCACGCCTGATGAAGAAGAATACAGCACAGTTAGAGGAACTTTAAAAACACTTGACGGAAACAGGTTTACCGTTCAGAATTCGTTTAAAGGGATTTTACCGACTTTACCCAATTTAGGTCACTACAGTTCTAGTTTCAGTCCAGCAGTACTTGATCAGAAAATTACGAATATCGAGAACGATCAATTGGCTTCCTGGACGGATTCGTATAACGAGGGTCAAGTCATGAATCGTTTGATCCAGACCGCCCGTATCGCAGATCAAACCGGTAATATTGAAGCGCGGGACAAAATGATCGCAACGATCAAAGAACGTCTGGAAGACTGGTTGACTTATGAAAATGGCGAAGTTGCCTTTTTATTCTATTACAATGATATTTGGTCTGCGCTGATAGGCTATCCAGCGGGTCACGGCCAGGACACTAATCTCAACGACCACCATTTCCACTGGGGTTATTTTATTCATGCAGCAGCCTTTATGGAACAATTTGAGCCGGGCTGGGCTGCGCAATATGGAGACATGATCAATGTTTTGATACGTGATGCTGCTTCTTCTGACCGCAATGATCCACAATTTCCGTTTCTGAGAAACTTCAGTCCTTATGCCGGACACAGTTGGGCTAATGGTTTTGCAAGTTTCCCCCATGGAAATGACCAAGAGTCTACCTCAGAAAGTATGCAGTTTGCCTCATCACTTATTCATTGGGGAACGGTTACGGAGAACGACGCGATCAGAGACTTGGGCGTTTACATTTATACTACCGAGCAGACCGCTATTGAAGAATACTGGCTGGATGTTCATAATCGCAATTTTCAACCCAACCAGCAATACGGACTGGTTTCTAGGGTTTGGGGAAATAGTTATGACAACGGGACTTTCTGGACTTCAGACATTGCCGCTTCCTACGGTATAGAAATGTACCCCATGCACGGCGGTTCCTTTTATTTAGGACATCATCAAGCCTACGCACAATCCTTATGGACTGAAATCACAAACAATACGGGAGTTCTAAGCAACCAGCCGAATCCTAATTTATGGTATGATACCTACTGGAAATACCTTTCCTTAACTGATCCGCAAGCGGCAGTTGATCTCTACAATGCTTATCCAGATCGAGATTTGAAATTTGGTATTTCTGATGCGCAGACCTACCACTGGTTGCACAGCGTGAACGCCATGGGTGTGATCGATCCCACCATTTCCGCAGATCATCCCATCGCCAGCGCTTTTAACGATAATGGAACCATAACTTACGTCGCACACAATTATTCTGACACGGCGATCAACGTGACTTTCTCAAATGGTTTTGTACTCGTGGTTCCTGCAAATACCTTGGCTACCAATCGCGATGTAGCTATTGATGGAGTCCTAAGCGCTCAAGATTATGATTTACATGAAAATGACGACTTGGACTTAAATGTTGCAACGACGGGTCAAAACATCAGTCTGGTGGAGTTTTACTTGGATGATACTTTGGTAGGGCAGAGCGCCACAGCACCATATGATCTCACTTTACCTAGTATGCCGTTAGGAGTTTTTACGCTTTACGCGAAAGTGTACCAAGGAAGTGCTTTTAACATAACAAACGTCATAAGTGTACAAGTAGGAGACCAGCTGCCCTACAATGGTTCGCCAACAGTTATTCCAGGTACCTTGCAAGGAGCGCATTACGATATTTTTGAAGGAGGATTGGGCCAAAACATTGCCTATTTTGATGCTTCAGCAAATAATGAAGGAGGATTCAGACCTAACGAATATGTAGATGCGGTTTCCGTAAACAATGAAGGAGATACAGTAGGCTGGATCTCAGCAGGAGAGTGGATGGAGTATACGGTTGATGTTCAAACGACCGGTTGTTATGATCTAGACATGCGTTATGCTTCTGGAAACAATGCCGGTGGTGGGCCGTTCCATTTTGAAATAGATGGTCAGCAGGTGAGTCCTAATATTGCTGTTAATGCCACAGGCGATTGGAATACATGGTCTACGCATACCAGCACGATCAATTTGACTCAAGGTATTCATGTGTTGCGATTCTACGCTCAAAACGGAGAATTTAATTTTGGCGAGATGACGTTTAGTTTTAATTCGTCAGGCTGTGCGCCGCCACAAAGTATTGGATTACCGTTTGATTTTGAAACAACTCCTGTATCATCAGACTTTGTAGATTTTGATGGAGGAACCGGGTCGGTGATTCCTCTTACCTCTCCGCAAGCTACTGGCAACAATAGTTCAAACGCCGCCATGATCGTAAGAGATGGTGGTATGCCGTGGGCTGGATCGTATTTGGATCTCGGCGGAACGCTCGATTTTGCTGCAAGCGGCGAACTTCTAGCTCTAAAGCTTTGGACAGATGCACCGGCAGGAACGGTGATACGCATGAAACTGGAACAGCAATCCAATCCCAGCAACTTTGCCGAAAGAGACTACACAACACTCAGCTCAGGTACCTGGGAAAATGTGTACTGGGATTTTGGCTCATTGAACAATACGGTTTACGATCGACTGGTCTTCATGTTTGATTTTGGCAACACGGGCGACGGCAGCAATACATCAACCTTTATTTTTGACGATGTGGAGCAAACCACCACCTTATCAGCGGGTCAGATTGACACGGATAGCGGTTTAAAGATATACCCCAATCCAGTGAGTGATGTTTTGAATATCTATGCTGGAGCTGACGAAGTAAGTAAAGTAGAAGTGTATAATTTGATTGGTCAGCGCGTACTGGAACAACAAAAAAACACAAATCAGATCAACCTCGCATCACTTAATGAAGGGCTTTACATCATAAAAATCACCATAGGTGACGAAGTGGTTTTAAGGAAGGTGGTTAAGGAGTAG
- a CDS encoding NUDIX hydrolase, producing the protein MKQNIKLTVDAVVFGYENGKVYLLLINRKYEPFKNQWALPGGYVKDDENLEEAVARELKEESGVEINFLEQLYTFGAVDRDPRGRVVSISYYGLVRPDKFQISAATDAKDVKWFPLNEIPQVSFDHERIIESGIIRLRSKIKYEPIGFELLDAKFPFSDLEKLYSALLGEPVDRRNFRKKIKELNVLDELDDTLSTGPGRPARLFKFNKKRFFQLKKEGVHFEL; encoded by the coding sequence TTGAAGCAGAACATCAAATTAACGGTTGATGCGGTAGTTTTCGGTTATGAGAACGGAAAGGTATATCTACTTCTCATCAACCGTAAATATGAACCTTTCAAAAATCAATGGGCTTTACCAGGAGGTTACGTCAAAGATGATGAAAACCTTGAAGAAGCTGTGGCACGAGAACTCAAGGAAGAGTCTGGAGTTGAGATTAATTTCTTAGAACAATTATACACCTTTGGTGCAGTAGATCGAGATCCCAGAGGTAGGGTAGTGAGTATTTCCTATTACGGACTAGTGCGACCCGATAAATTTCAGATATCTGCCGCAACTGATGCAAAAGATGTTAAGTGGTTCCCCTTAAATGAAATCCCTCAAGTCAGCTTTGATCACGAAAGAATTATAGAAAGCGGCATTATAAGGCTACGCTCTAAAATCAAATACGAACCCATAGGCTTTGAGTTGCTAGACGCTAAATTCCCGTTTTCTGATTTAGAAAAATTGTATAGTGCGCTGTTAGGTGAACCCGTAGATCGCAGGAACTTTAGAAAAAAAATAAAGGAGTTGAACGTTCTGGATGAACTAGACGATACATTATCCACTGGCCCTGGAAGACCAGCCAGGTTATTTAAATTCAATAAGAAACGTTTTTTTCAACTTAAGAAAGAAGGCGTTCA